The following are encoded together in the Burkholderiales bacterium genome:
- a CDS encoding DUF2283 domain-containing protein: MNIVYFREMDALYIELKPREAETAWEAAPGITINYAADGEPVGIQIDQATSRVNLDYLNVGNFPGPVESLTKQNPTH, encoded by the coding sequence CATCGTCTATTTCCGTGAGATGGATGCCCTCTATATCGAACTGAAGCCCCGCGAGGCGGAAACCGCCTGGGAGGCCGCGCCCGGCATCACCATCAACTACGCCGCCGACGGGGAGCCGGTGGGCATCCAGATCGATCAGGCCACCAGCCGCGTCAATCTCGACTATCTCAACGTGGGCAACTTCCCCGGCCCGGTGGAAAGCCTCACGAAACAGAATCCAACCCATTGA